Within the Salmo salar chromosome ssa12, Ssal_v3.1, whole genome shotgun sequence genome, the region tgaatgcttatgtaaaatacatttaacattttttttttttttttttttatacatttacaaaaatttcaaaacctgttttcgctttgtcattatgggtggggtattgtgtgtgtgtgtgtagattgagaattgttttatttaatccattatagaataaggctgtaatgtggaaAAGTCGGAGTCtaaataatttccgaatgcactgtacataatgAGAGAAGTTCGACTGCAGAATTTATTACGCTGTATTGGTGTAATGGTGCTGTCTTTCTGATCGAGGTGTTAGGCCTATCCTTGAATGACAGGTGATTTTATGTATCGTATGTTTTGTTTTCTGGAACAAACAGCCTTTTGTAAGatagaaagaacatctagctTTGTCTAAATTATGCCATTTCAATGCTTTCACAGCTCAACGACGGGAAAATATGATCAGTTGGTTACATAATGTGAATGAGTGACAAGCGATCTGGCCACAGATTTtcatgggtttccatcgcattttcaactctactgatggttttgggAAATTTTTTCATTGCGTTATATtgcgaatgtgcccactctggtcttggcacgtgcgctTTAGCCAACAGCTGGCAGGTACAGTGCAGGTAggatagcctacatgatgagattatggacaaaatagatacatttttcaaaaggcAGCCAAGCATTGATCTTGtctccagaataagaccctcgatatttattggaaaggaacaTCATACACTGCGTGCACTTTcaacaccctgtgaagttcataacttatttcatctgtagcctaataaaactGCAttctttcctgagtcgtagtgggaggaccatacCGTAGTGGGGCGTGActcccaagtttacttcgatttgatggttattatatcaatatttgcgcataaaggcattTCATCGCCATTTCTCTCAATTAATTTTATCGACAATTAAAGATCCCACATTGTCTAGCGTAATTTTGTATTGTCGACATTTGGAATGTTTACCAACATTTGCTGTTTCCACCAGGCCCgtcataaataaaaaaaatagctgACGTACTTTATTTGCGTAAAACGGTTGGCTGGAAACCTGGTTACTGAGactcttctttctccctctctcagattAACGCCTGTCCCAGCAGCTGGAGCGAGACAGACCTACTAGCAGGGCAAAATGAGTGAACTGGACCAGTTACGCCAGGAGGCTGAGCAGCTCAAAAACCAGATCAGAGTGagtatttatccctccatctacCATCAATGGGCAGGAGCAATTGTTTAAAACCTCAAAAAAAATGCGTATTTCAGAAATAATTGAATTGTCTCTGCGCTCATAATCAAGTCTCAACAGTGTCATAACAAAGCTACATAATCTTCTGACAGTGTTTGGTTGTTCAATTTGTGTGATGGTTTAATTGTCGTCTTACTTTTGCAGGATGCCAGGAAAGCATGTGCAGATGCCACGCTATCGCAGGTAAAAGTtcagttttgtttttgtgtcttgaactttcggttttgtacagcaGCTTCAAACAggggaaaatacaatatttttggttatggataTATTTAACAGCGGTTTATATGGTGCAATgatgcttgcttgttttgtcataaactgaaattaggcagtTTAACCATAAAATTGCGCTGTGAATTCTGCATAGTACATCTTTAACTAGGGATTTGCAAAACATTCAATGCAATCTGCTATTGATGGCTTTAtgtaactgtgtttgtgtgttttgcaGATCACAGCCAATATTGATCCTGTTGGCCGTATTCAGATGCGCACAAGAAGAACACTGAGGGGGCATTTGGCTAAGATCTATGCCATGCATTGGGGCACTGATTCCAGGTAAACCCAAGTGTAATTTGTATAGTGTCTTTCACAAGCTAGGAGGGTAATTTCCATTTGTTCTAtactacaaaaaaaaaacagcttgCTTGCTTTTTGGAGTTTTTGCAATGACAAATAGTTGAATGATTCCATTTGTCAAATGTAAAAGTTGGCATGGTATATAATTGTATCACCCTTGGCATGAATTGGTTATTATATGATTCCACATGATATATATGGGGAAATGTAAGTAGGTGTTATTATGACCAAGCATGCGTTGTTGCTATGATTGTCATTGCTTAGATTTGGCCACAAGTTACAAGGCAAAGCAGTCTCAATAAATTGCTTTTAGTTTGCTATTCTATTCCATATAGAATGTAGGCTAGTTATAGTTTGATAAAAAATTTTGGTTACAATTTCTTAAAGGGGAACTGTAATTCCATGACTTTGTTTCTGCTCTTTCTCACAGGCTCTTGGTCAGTGCTTCCCAAGATGGTAAACTCATCATTTGGGACAGCTATACCACTAACAAGGTCAGACTTCAGTAGCTCAACTTCCGTAGCTCTGTTTAGGGAACGACTACAACGTTTCCATTGCAGTTATAGGCATTGCATTCTGTCCCTTCAAACATTCTACTTGAGTTTTTTTATTCACCTACACACCTGTAATAAGAGATCATTACTTCAGGTGTGCAAAGGTTTCATGTTTTTTATCCACCACCTCCTTGCAGGTCCATGCCATTCCTCTGCGTTCTTCCTGGGTCATGACCTGCTCATATGCACCTTCAGGAAACTATGTGGCCTGTGGAGGTCTGGACAACATCTGCTCTATTTACAACCTGAAGACACGTGAGGGGAATGTACGTGTGAGCCGGGAGCTCGCTGGACACACGGGTAGAGAGACTACATTTTCTGTTTGGCatgttttatttgttttcttATGAAATCCTTCTCTCATTTTCTGCTACTTAAACACGCTATGGGAACATTTCTgggtttcagatttttttttgtaatgCACAAATTAAATCTCATTTCCAGGTTATCTGTCCTGCTGTCGCTTCGTTGATGACAACCAGATTATTACAAGCTCTGGAGACACCACCTGGTAAGTAAAGGAATTACTCAGTGTCCTGTAAGGATGCTGCTCAGTCTATTTCCAATACTACAACATTGTTAATTttcctaaaatgtattaaatgtgaaTTGAATTTGTATAGAAACTCATGCCTCTTGTTTTAACCGGATGTTGTTTTTACAGTGCCCTTTGGGATATTGAGACTGGCCAGCAGACAACCACATTTGCTGGGCACAGTGGTGATGTCATGAGCCTCTCATTGGCCCCTGACACTAGGCTATTTGTCTCAGGTGCTTGTGATGCCTCTGCCAAACTCTGGGACGTCAGAGAGGGCATGTGCAGACAGACCTTCACTGGGCATGAGTCTGACATCAATGCCATATGTGTAAGGGCATATTTAAAGATATCTATGCACACGTATTGCCTATTAGAGCATTTTACATTGATCAATCTTTATTTTAGGTTAAACAATTTGTACATTTTAAGAACAGTACTTAAAAGTACAAGAAACCCAGAGGATGACCCATCAAACCGTAAACATGCTTATTCCCAATGTGGTCCTCAAATCATGAAATATAATCTCAATTTATACAATTCAGTTCTTtgattggatttttttttttttttgagataCAAATTTTAATAAAAATATAGTCAGTTATTTACTCAGTAAGTAATTGCTTTATGATCTGATCTGTGCTTTACAGTTCTTCCCCAATGGCAATGCCTTTTGTACGGGCTCTGACGACGCCACCTGCAGACTCTTCGATCTTCGTGCTGACCAGGAGCTGATGTGCTACTCGCATGACAACATCATTTGTGGCATCACCTCTGTTGCTTTCTCCAAGAGTGGCCGTCTCCTCCTAGCTGGATATGACGACTTCAACTGCAACGTGTGGGACACACTGAAGGCTGACCGTGCTGGTGAGTCACTGATAACACCTCAGAGACATCTTGTCGCACGGTATACCAAAACTTCGGTACTTTTTCGATACTACAACATGAAAACGGTTCGGTATAAGTTTTTATATGTTTGGTTCTTAATGTCGCGTACTGCATGACAGGATCAAGTCTATCAGCCAATGCCCCCTTTATAGCATGAGCCTCTTACCTGGTCCAGTCAAACTGGCCATACATTACACGATTTTAAACCGCAATAAAAAAATgttgtatccaattggtagttagtcttgtctcatcgctgcaactcccgtacagacttggGTGAGAGCTGTGCATCCTCTGAaacccaacccaaccaagctgcactgcttcttgacacaatgtccacttaacccagaagccagatgcaccaatgtgtcggaggaaacacctggcgactgtgtcagcgtgcactaagtctggcccgccacaggagtcgctagtgcgcgatgggacaagggcatccctgccggccaaaccctcccctaatctggacgacactgggccaattgtgtgccgccccatgggtctcccggtcgcggttggctgcgacagagcctggactcgaacccagaatctctagtgtcactgcaatgcagtgccttagaccactgcgccgctCGGGAAGCTTAACATGCGATTTTTGCAACGATTTCAGATCTATGCCGAATTGCTGGGATCGCAGGTCATTTGTATGCTCCGCTCAAGACGTTGTAGGTCGCATAATGTGAGCGGGTGAAAGAAGTGCGATTTATAAGTCTTGCACTCTCCTGA harbors:
- the LOC106565997 gene encoding guanine nucleotide-binding protein G(I)/G(S)/G(T) subunit beta-1; amino-acid sequence: MSELDQLRQEAEQLKNQIRDARKACADATLSQITANIDPVGRIQMRTRRTLRGHLAKIYAMHWGTDSRLLVSASQDGKLIIWDSYTTNKVHAIPLRSSWVMTCSYAPSGNYVACGGLDNICSIYNLKTREGNVRVSRELAGHTGYLSCCRFVDDNQIITSSGDTTCALWDIETGQQTTTFAGHSGDVMSLSLAPDTRLFVSGACDASAKLWDVREGMCRQTFTGHESDINAICFFPNGNAFCTGSDDATCRLFDLRADQELMCYSHDNIICGITSVAFSKSGRLLLAGYDDFNCNVWDTLKADRAGVLAGHDNRVSCLGVTDDGMAVATGSWDSFLKIWN